In one window of Tursiops truncatus isolate mTurTru1 chromosome 5, mTurTru1.mat.Y, whole genome shotgun sequence DNA:
- the CDKL2 gene encoding cyclin-dependent kinase-like 2 isoform X5, translating to MEKYENLGLVGEGSYGMVMKCRNKDSGRIVAIKKFLESDDDKMVKKIAMREIKLLKQLRHENLVNLLEVWKKKKRWYLVFEFVDHTVLDDLELFPNGLDYQLAQKYLFQIISGIGFCHSHNIIHRDIKPENILVSQSGVVKLCDFGFARTLAAPGEVYTDYVATRWYRAPELLVGDVKYGKAVDVWAIGCLVTEMLMGEPLFPGDSDIDQLYHIMLCLGNLIPRHQELFYKNPVFAGVRLPEIKETVPLERRYPRLPEVVIDLAKKCLHIDPDKRPFCAELLHHDFFHMDGFAERFSQELQLKVQKDARNISLSKKPQNRKKEKEKDDSLGEERKTLVVQDTNADPKIKDSKAFKIKGSKMDGEKVEKVSRASNASCLNDNGMSHIKTVPSTSLRDGSNGSVGHTRNPEWMRKPRSIVFHLLNQINILQQEFIILM from the exons atggaaaaatatgagaACCTAGGATTGGTTGGAGAAGGGAGCTATGGAATGGTGATGAAGTGTAGGAATAAAGATAGTGGAAGAATTGTAGCCATCAAGAAGTTCTTAGAAAGTGATGATgacaaaatggttaaaaaaattgcTATGCGAGAAATCAAGTTACTAAAG cAACTGAGGCATGAAAATCTCGTGAATCTGTTGGaagtgtggaagaaaaaaaagcgaTGGTACCTAGTCTTTGAATTTGTTGACCATACAGTTCTTGATGACTTGGAGCTCTTTCCAAATGGACTAGACTACCAACTAGCTCAAAAGTATTTGTTTCAGATTATCAGTGGAATTGGATTTTGTCACAGTCACAAT ATCATACACAGAGATATAAAGCCAGAGAATATATTAGTCTCCCAGTCTGGTGTTGTCAAGTTATGTGATTTTGGATTTGCGCGGACACTGGCAGCTCCTGGGGAGGTTTATACTGATTATGTGGCAACCCGATGGTACAGAGCTCCAGAACTATTGGTTGGTGATGTCAAGTATGGCAA GGCTGTTGATGTGTGGGCCATTGGCTGTCTGGTAACTGAAATGCTCATGGGGGAACCCCTTTTTCCTGGAGATTCTGATATCGATCAGCTATATCATATTATGTTGTGTTTGG GTAATCTCATTCCAAGACATCAGGAGCTGTTTTATAAAAATCCTGTGTTTGCTGGAGTAAGGTTGCCTGAAATCAAAGAAACGGTTCCTCTTGAAAGACGCTATCCCAGGCTCCCTGAAGTTGTGATAGATTTAGCAAAG AAATGCTTGCATATTGACCCAGACAAAAGGCCCTTCTGTGCTGAGCTCCTGCACCATGATTTCTTTCATATGGATGGATTTGCTGAGAG GTTTTCTCAGGAACTGCAGTTAAAAGTACAGAAAGATGCCAGAAACATTTCTTTatctaaaaaaccccaaaacagaaagaaggaaaaggaaaaagatgattCCTTGggtgaagagagaaaaacacttgTGGTACAG GATACAAATGCTGATCCCAAAATTAAGGAttctaaagcatttaaaataaaaggatcaAAAATGGACGGAGAAAAAGTTGAAAAAGTCAGTCGAGCTTCAAATGCCAGCTGTCTGAATGACAATGGGATGAGCCACATCAAAACAGTGCCTTCAACAAGCCTCCGAGATGGCAGCAATGGCAGCGTGGGCCACACAAGAAATCCAG AGtggatgagaaaaccaagaagtATTGTATTCCATTTGCTAAACCAAATAAACATTCTCCAGCAGGAGTTTATAATATTAATGTGA
- the CDKL2 gene encoding cyclin-dependent kinase-like 2 isoform X4, whose protein sequence is MEKYENLGLVGEGSYGMVMKCRNKDSGRIVAIKKFLESDDDKMVKKIAMREIKLLKQLRHENLVNLLEVWKKKKRWYLVFEFVDHTVLDDLELFPNGLDYQLAQKYLFQIISGIGFCHSHNIIHRDIKPENILVSQSGVVKLCDFGFARTLAAPGEVYTDYVATRWYRAPELLVGDVKYGKAVDVWAIGCLVTEMLMGEPLFPGDSDIDQLYHIMLCLGNLIPRHQELFYKNPVFAGVRLPEIKETVPLERRYPRLPEVVIDLAKKCLHIDPDKRPFCAELLHHDFFHMDGFAERFSQELQLKVQKDARNISLSKKPQNRKKEKEKDDSLGEERKTLVVQDTNADPKIKDSKAFKIKGSKMDGEKVEKVSRASNASCLNDNGMSHIKTVPSTSLRDGSNGSVGHTRNPGMAIPPLTYNLSGVAPTVNSGMGTISGVQSYRVDEKTKKYCIPFAKPNKHSPAGVYNINVTTSVSGSPLSDDSEADLPQVEHQH, encoded by the exons atggaaaaatatgagaACCTAGGATTGGTTGGAGAAGGGAGCTATGGAATGGTGATGAAGTGTAGGAATAAAGATAGTGGAAGAATTGTAGCCATCAAGAAGTTCTTAGAAAGTGATGATgacaaaatggttaaaaaaattgcTATGCGAGAAATCAAGTTACTAAAG cAACTGAGGCATGAAAATCTCGTGAATCTGTTGGaagtgtggaagaaaaaaaagcgaTGGTACCTAGTCTTTGAATTTGTTGACCATACAGTTCTTGATGACTTGGAGCTCTTTCCAAATGGACTAGACTACCAACTAGCTCAAAAGTATTTGTTTCAGATTATCAGTGGAATTGGATTTTGTCACAGTCACAAT ATCATACACAGAGATATAAAGCCAGAGAATATATTAGTCTCCCAGTCTGGTGTTGTCAAGTTATGTGATTTTGGATTTGCGCGGACACTGGCAGCTCCTGGGGAGGTTTATACTGATTATGTGGCAACCCGATGGTACAGAGCTCCAGAACTATTGGTTGGTGATGTCAAGTATGGCAA GGCTGTTGATGTGTGGGCCATTGGCTGTCTGGTAACTGAAATGCTCATGGGGGAACCCCTTTTTCCTGGAGATTCTGATATCGATCAGCTATATCATATTATGTTGTGTTTGG GTAATCTCATTCCAAGACATCAGGAGCTGTTTTATAAAAATCCTGTGTTTGCTGGAGTAAGGTTGCCTGAAATCAAAGAAACGGTTCCTCTTGAAAGACGCTATCCCAGGCTCCCTGAAGTTGTGATAGATTTAGCAAAG AAATGCTTGCATATTGACCCAGACAAAAGGCCCTTCTGTGCTGAGCTCCTGCACCATGATTTCTTTCATATGGATGGATTTGCTGAGAG GTTTTCTCAGGAACTGCAGTTAAAAGTACAGAAAGATGCCAGAAACATTTCTTTatctaaaaaaccccaaaacagaaagaaggaaaaggaaaaagatgattCCTTGggtgaagagagaaaaacacttgTGGTACAG GATACAAATGCTGATCCCAAAATTAAGGAttctaaagcatttaaaataaaaggatcaAAAATGGACGGAGAAAAAGTTGAAAAAGTCAGTCGAGCTTCAAATGCCAGCTGTCTGAATGACAATGGGATGAGCCACATCAAAACAGTGCCTTCAACAAGCCTCCGAGATGGCAGCAATGGCAGCGTGGGCCACACAAGAAATCCAGGCATGGCAATTCCTCCACTTACGTACAACCTTTCTGGGGTGGCTCCCACTGTTAATTCTGGAATGGGAACTATCTCAGGAGTTCAGAGTTACAG AGtggatgagaaaaccaagaagtATTGTATTCCATTTGCTAAACCAAATAAACATTCTCCAGCAGGAGTTTATAATATTAATGTGACCACATCG